In Streptomyces sp. NBC_00414, a single window of DNA contains:
- a CDS encoding LysR family transcriptional regulator gives MMHQQRSEGRLSPSGDTEDIVMVLAPRLAYFAGVARTEHVTRAAQEMQVPQSTLSRAMVRLEQDLGVDLFARRGRTVSLTPAGRTFLGSVERALAEIERAADEVRADADPTTGKVAFGFLHTMGSETVPALIRAFRVDHPRVRFSLVQNYGEAMIERLRSGELDLCLTSPVPDAPDLVGRRLDEQKLRLVVPADHRLASRRRIRLAEAADEAFVTLEPGYGLRRITDDLCRQAGFRPRVAFEGEEAETLRGLVAAGLGVALLPPPAVPRPGVVELTVTAPRAAREIGVAWLDGHPDTPPVAAFKRFLLSRRGNLLPE, from the coding sequence GTGATGCATCAGCAGAGGTCAGAGGGACGCCTGTCACCGTCCGGTGACACAGAAGACATCGTCATGGTGCTCGCTCCACGCCTGGCGTACTTCGCCGGCGTGGCCCGCACCGAGCACGTGACGCGGGCCGCGCAGGAGATGCAGGTCCCGCAGTCGACGCTGTCCCGGGCGATGGTCCGCCTCGAACAGGACCTGGGAGTGGACCTCTTCGCCCGCCGCGGCCGGACGGTCTCCCTCACCCCGGCCGGCCGCACGTTCCTCGGCTCCGTCGAACGGGCCCTCGCCGAGATCGAGCGGGCCGCCGACGAGGTACGGGCCGACGCCGACCCGACCACCGGCAAGGTCGCCTTCGGCTTCCTGCACACCATGGGCTCCGAGACGGTGCCCGCGCTGATCAGGGCCTTCCGCGTCGACCATCCCCGGGTCCGCTTCAGCCTCGTCCAGAACTACGGCGAGGCGATGATCGAGCGCCTGCGCTCCGGCGAACTCGACCTCTGCCTCACGTCCCCCGTGCCGGACGCCCCCGACCTGGTGGGCCGCCGCCTGGACGAACAGAAGCTCCGACTGGTGGTCCCGGCCGACCACCGGCTGGCCTCCCGCCGCCGTATCCGTCTCGCCGAGGCCGCCGACGAGGCCTTCGTCACCCTGGAACCCGGTTACGGCCTGCGCCGCATCACGGACGACCTCTGCCGACAGGCGGGCTTCCGCCCCCGGGTCGCCTTCGAGGGCGAGGAGGCGGAGACGCTGCGCGGCCTGGTCGCGGCAGGCCTGGGAGTGGCCCTCCTGCCCCCACCGGCCGTCCCCCGCCCGGGAGTCGTGGAACTGACGGTCACGGCCCCGAGAGCGGCCAGAGAAATCGGAGTGGCCTGGCTGGACGGCCACCCGGACACACCCCCGGTGGCGGCTTTCAAGAGGTTCCTGCTGTCGAGAAGGGGCAACCTGCTCCCTGAGTGA
- a CDS encoding MFS transporter: MPSASTGASTSVVASSAAVTPTEVVPVDTRLTPGGPGYRRMSFALFLAGVATFALLYSTQALLPLISGDFGVTASTASWTVSAATGALALFVLPLSALSERFGRRTLMTASLAVAVTVGLLVPFAPSVGWLVALRAVQGAALAGLPASATAYLAEEVRPKALITAIGLFVAGNSVGGMSGRVITGWVAQEWGWRVAVGTIGVIAVGCAVAFRLLLPAPKHFKAGSLRPAVLVRTVRSHLANPLLRRLYAIGALFMTVFGAVYTVIGYRLTDAPFSLPQGLIGSIFLVYLVGTVSASTAGKLVGRLGRRGALYLAGATTTAGLLVSLADSLPLVLLGLVLITAGFFAGHAVASSSVSHTAKEGRAQASALYQSAYYLGSSAGGTLGAVAYHSGGWAGTVALGLLAVVGVVGITVLGSHAARTRRQLVAVQH; the protein is encoded by the coding sequence ATGCCTTCCGCCAGTACCGGGGCGTCCACCAGCGTGGTCGCCTCCTCCGCCGCCGTCACTCCCACCGAAGTGGTCCCCGTCGACACCCGGCTGACCCCGGGCGGGCCCGGCTACCGGCGGATGAGCTTCGCGCTCTTCCTCGCCGGGGTCGCGACCTTCGCGCTCCTCTACTCCACCCAGGCCCTCCTCCCCCTCATCTCCGGCGACTTCGGAGTGACGGCGAGCACGGCGAGCTGGACGGTGTCGGCGGCGACCGGCGCACTGGCCCTGTTCGTCCTGCCGCTGAGCGCGCTCTCCGAGCGGTTCGGGCGGCGTACGTTGATGACGGCGTCCCTCGCGGTCGCGGTGACCGTCGGACTGCTGGTGCCCTTCGCTCCTTCGGTCGGCTGGCTGGTCGCGCTGCGGGCCGTCCAGGGCGCGGCACTGGCCGGGCTGCCGGCCTCGGCGACGGCGTACCTGGCGGAGGAGGTGCGCCCGAAGGCACTGATCACCGCCATCGGCCTGTTCGTCGCGGGCAACAGCGTCGGCGGGATGAGCGGCCGTGTCATCACCGGCTGGGTCGCGCAGGAGTGGGGCTGGCGGGTCGCCGTCGGCACGATCGGCGTGATCGCGGTGGGCTGCGCGGTGGCCTTCCGGCTGCTGCTGCCGGCGCCCAAGCACTTCAAGGCCGGTTCGCTGCGCCCCGCGGTACTGGTCCGCACCGTCCGCTCCCACCTCGCGAACCCGCTGCTGCGCAGGCTGTACGCGATCGGCGCGCTGTTCATGACGGTGTTCGGCGCCGTCTACACGGTGATCGGCTACCGCCTCACCGACGCCCCGTTCTCCCTCCCGCAGGGCCTCATCGGCTCGATCTTCCTCGTCTACCTGGTCGGTACGGTCTCGGCGTCGACCGCCGGGAAGCTGGTGGGCCGGCTCGGCCGACGCGGCGCGCTGTACCTGGCGGGTGCCACGACGACCGCGGGTCTGCTGGTGTCGCTGGCCGACTCGCTGCCGCTCGTACTGCTCGGGCTGGTGCTGATCACGGCCGGGTTCTTCGCCGGACACGCGGTGGCGTCCTCCTCCGTCAGCCACACCGCGAAGGAGGGCCGCGCGCAGGCCTCGGCGCTCTACCAGTCCGCCTACTACCTGGGCTCCAGCGCGGGCGGCACGCTCGGCGCGGTCGCCTACCACTCCGGCGGCTGGGCCGGGACGGTGGCACTCGGCCTGCTCGCGGTGGTCGGGGTCGTGGGGATCACGGTGCTCGGGTCGCACGCGGCGCGGACGCGGCGACAGCTGGTGGCCGTTCAGCACTGA